The bacterium genomic interval AGCGATAGTCGATGATGGCCCAGATCGTCGGCGTGCCGAGGAGGGTCCGCAGGCGCCGCCAGGGGCCGGGCGTGCCCATGATGAAATAGTAGCGGTCGAGATCGCGCTTGAGATGGGACACGGGCACCTCGTGGGGAGCGAGTATAGGCGGGGCGGCCGCCGGCTGTCCACACGGGACGGCTTCAGGCTTGCCAAGACGGCAAGGGCGGCCGATACTCGCGACATGGAACTCCTCGCGCGGCTCGCGCGCGTTTGGCGCAATCAGCGCCTGCGCTGGCGGCAGGCCGGCCTCAACGAGTACACGAACACCCCCTTCTTCCGCGAGTGCGGCCTCGCGATCGGCGAAGGCTGCCGCATCTTCAGCAACAACCCGCACGAGACTTTCGGCTCCGAGCCCTACCTGATCCGCATCGGCAATCACGTGACGATCACCTCGGGGGTGAAGTTCATCACGCACGACGGCGGCACCTGGGTGTTCCGCCAGGAGGACCCGGCCTTCGACGTCTTCGGCCCCATCGAGGTGAAGGACAACGTCTTCATCGGCATCGGGACGATCCTCATGCCCGGCGTGACGA includes:
- a CDS encoding acyltransferase, with protein sequence MELLARLARVWRNQRLRWRQAGLNEYTNTPFFRECGLAIGEGCRIFSNNPHETFGSEPYLIRIGNHVTITSGVKFITHDGGTWVFRQEDPAFDVFGPIEVKDNVFIGIGTILMPGVTIGENCVIGSHSVVSRSIPANSVAAGVPARVIMGLEEYRAKKLTQRTVVRGFSAAERKAVLLRLWENRTEDS